A single Amphiura filiformis chromosome 8, Afil_fr2py, whole genome shotgun sequence DNA region contains:
- the LOC140158814 gene encoding kelch domain-containing protein 10-like isoform X2 — protein MIYTQLPTTKISLSLSDLKLPCARSGHCAVADDHNLYVFGGYNPDIPELKDYYGNVEELMPLFRELWKYNFATNTWTLEVEEKTPGQLASMSMVRCGRFIIMYGGTGFPFGYTSTNRVRVFDTQTSHWRFYHQPKKKAPIRSYGQTVAVIKNHLYVFGGTTGWQYTSDVHRVDLHTGEWEKLFNHAEHEAQVNMYTGRPRGSQSEFPAPRYRHEMLCDGDKLYVLGGGNSETTFALEKISAFNLSTSKWEVVISKADPQHGYPGKRRCHGCVQLGNDGFISGGFDGSTKIYDDIWILSLPSLQWQKLTAKLPEPVYFHASAITPSGCLYYHGGVTSPPGDKRTDKLNCVRVKPGTLLQLSWQSVCACIQSIETIPQEKLLELGVPRTLLDGLLPRT, from the exons ATGATTTACACTCAGTTACCCACCACAAAAATTTCACTTTCACTTTCAG ATTTGAAATTGCCATGTGCCCGTAGTGGCCACTGTGCTGTAGCAGACGACCATAACCTGTATGTATTTGGAGGATACAATCCAGACATCCCAGAGCTCAAAGATTATTATGGTAATGTTGAAGAGCTGATGCCACTTTTTAGGGAA TTATGGAAGTACAATTTTGCAACAAATACATGGACGCTTGAAGTTGAAGAAAAGACCCCTGGTCAATTGGCTTCAATGTCTATGGTTCGATGTGGCCGTTTTATCATCATGTATGGAGGCACTGGATTTCCCTTTGGTTACACCAGCACCAATCGTGTGAGAGTATTTGACACACAGACAAGTCATTGGCGATTTTACCATCAACCAAAGAAAAAAGCGCCCATTCGTTCTTATGGTCAG ACGGTTGCAGTAATAAAGAACCATCTGTATGTGTTTGGTGGTACAACAGGCTGGCAATACACAAGTGATGTACATAGAGTAGACTTACACACAGGCGAGTGGGAAAAACTGTTCAATCATGCTGAACATGAAGCACAAGTCAACATGTATACTGGTCGGCCTAGGGGATCACAAAGTGAGTTCCCTGCTCCTAGGTATAGACATGAGATGCTGTGTGATGGGGACAAGTTGTATGTTCTTGGAGGGGGCAATTCTGAAACTACATTTGCTTTAGAAAAG ATTTCAGCTTTTAATCTGTCAACATCAAAATGGGAAGTTGTGATAAGCAAAGCAGACCCTCAGCATGGTTACCCTGGGAAACGCAGGTGCCATGGCTGTGTTCAGTTAGGAAATG ATGGATTTATAAGTGGTGGTTTTGATGGTAGTACAAAGATTTATGAtgatatttggatattatcatTACCTTCATTACAATGGCAGAAGCTAACAGCCAAGTTACCTGAACCTGTGTACTTTCATGCATCAGCTATAACTCCA TCTGGATGTTTATATTACCATGGAGGAGTTACCAGCCCACCGGGTGACAAGAGAACTGACAAACTAAACTGTGTCCGAGTCAAACCCGGTACCTTATTACAATTATCATGGCAATCTGTATGTGCTTGTATACAAAGTATAGAAACTATACCTCAAGAAAAACTGCTTGAACTTGGTGTACCAAGGACTTTATTAGATGGCTTGCTGCCAAGGACTTGA
- the LOC140158814 gene encoding kelch domain-containing protein 10-like isoform X1 translates to MDSNRNPPQVTGNVVTINPKPRSSRNDLKLPCARSGHCAVADDHNLYVFGGYNPDIPELKDYYGNVEELMPLFRELWKYNFATNTWTLEVEEKTPGQLASMSMVRCGRFIIMYGGTGFPFGYTSTNRVRVFDTQTSHWRFYHQPKKKAPIRSYGQTVAVIKNHLYVFGGTTGWQYTSDVHRVDLHTGEWEKLFNHAEHEAQVNMYTGRPRGSQSEFPAPRYRHEMLCDGDKLYVLGGGNSETTFALEKISAFNLSTSKWEVVISKADPQHGYPGKRRCHGCVQLGNDGFISGGFDGSTKIYDDIWILSLPSLQWQKLTAKLPEPVYFHASAITPSGCLYYHGGVTSPPGDKRTDKLNCVRVKPGTLLQLSWQSVCACIQSIETIPQEKLLELGVPRTLLDGLLPRT, encoded by the exons ATGGATTCAAACAGAAATCCTCCCCAGGTAACTGGTAATGTTGTCACAATCAATCCGAAACCAAGGAGTTCTAGGAACG ATTTGAAATTGCCATGTGCCCGTAGTGGCCACTGTGCTGTAGCAGACGACCATAACCTGTATGTATTTGGAGGATACAATCCAGACATCCCAGAGCTCAAAGATTATTATGGTAATGTTGAAGAGCTGATGCCACTTTTTAGGGAA TTATGGAAGTACAATTTTGCAACAAATACATGGACGCTTGAAGTTGAAGAAAAGACCCCTGGTCAATTGGCTTCAATGTCTATGGTTCGATGTGGCCGTTTTATCATCATGTATGGAGGCACTGGATTTCCCTTTGGTTACACCAGCACCAATCGTGTGAGAGTATTTGACACACAGACAAGTCATTGGCGATTTTACCATCAACCAAAGAAAAAAGCGCCCATTCGTTCTTATGGTCAG ACGGTTGCAGTAATAAAGAACCATCTGTATGTGTTTGGTGGTACAACAGGCTGGCAATACACAAGTGATGTACATAGAGTAGACTTACACACAGGCGAGTGGGAAAAACTGTTCAATCATGCTGAACATGAAGCACAAGTCAACATGTATACTGGTCGGCCTAGGGGATCACAAAGTGAGTTCCCTGCTCCTAGGTATAGACATGAGATGCTGTGTGATGGGGACAAGTTGTATGTTCTTGGAGGGGGCAATTCTGAAACTACATTTGCTTTAGAAAAG ATTTCAGCTTTTAATCTGTCAACATCAAAATGGGAAGTTGTGATAAGCAAAGCAGACCCTCAGCATGGTTACCCTGGGAAACGCAGGTGCCATGGCTGTGTTCAGTTAGGAAATG ATGGATTTATAAGTGGTGGTTTTGATGGTAGTACAAAGATTTATGAtgatatttggatattatcatTACCTTCATTACAATGGCAGAAGCTAACAGCCAAGTTACCTGAACCTGTGTACTTTCATGCATCAGCTATAACTCCA TCTGGATGTTTATATTACCATGGAGGAGTTACCAGCCCACCGGGTGACAAGAGAACTGACAAACTAAACTGTGTCCGAGTCAAACCCGGTACCTTATTACAATTATCATGGCAATCTGTATGTGCTTGTATACAAAGTATAGAAACTATACCTCAAGAAAAACTGCTTGAACTTGGTGTACCAAGGACTTTATTAGATGGCTTGCTGCCAAGGACTTGA